A window from Malania oleifera isolate guangnan ecotype guangnan chromosome 7, ASM2987363v1, whole genome shotgun sequence encodes these proteins:
- the LOC131160030 gene encoding VQ motif-containing protein 31 has protein sequence MEKPKSETSSSKPPLTTFVQADSGSFRDVVQRLTGPAESNNATVAAAAAAAATHEAAGSTATRAVGVKRPTFKAALHERRQYSRSNMEIITKPPPPSTTLHHKPPGGAPAATPMQLPPLALDFLSMDPCYYSGQALSFFLQGSPLSTPSKCFSNLSLAEAADHHENYDIQDSSSTITMVSSASRDHDLVMSSEEEERAIKERRFYLHPSPRYGEGYAEPELLTLFPLESPKLCSES, from the coding sequence ATGGAGAAGCCCAAATCTGAGACTTCCAGTTCCAAGCCCCCCTTAACAACCTTCGTTCAAGCAGACTCCGGCAGCTTTCGAGATGTTGTACAACGACTAACGGGTCCTGCTGAGAGCAACAACGCCACTgtcgccgccgccgccgccgcggCTGCCACCCATGAAGCTGCAGGCTCGACAGCCACCAGGGCTGTGGGAGTGAAGAGGCCAACGTTCAAGGCAGCACTCCACGAGAGAAGGCAATACTCAAGGTCCAATATGGAGATCATTACCAAGCCACCACCGCCGTCGACTACTCTCCACCACAAACCTCCAGGAGGAGCACCGGCGGCGACGCCCATGCAGCTGCCGCCTCTAGCGCTGGACTTCCTCTCCATGGATCCCTGCTACTACAGTGGCCAAGCCTTATCTTTTTTTCTGCAGGGAAGCCCATTGAGTACCCCTTCCAAATGTTTCTCAAACTTGTCACTTGCAGAGGCAGCAGATCACCATGAGAATTATGATATTCAAGATTCATCGTCGACGATAACAATGGTGTCTTCAGCTTCTCGTGATCATGATTTGGTGATGAGCAGTGAGGAAGAGGAGAGAGCCATCAAGGAGAGACGGTTCTACTTGCACCCATCGCCTCGGTACGGAGAAGGATATGCAGAGCCTGAGCTGCTTACTTTGTTTCCTTTGGAGTCTCCAAAATTATGCAGTGAATCATAA